One part of the Streptomyces sp. NBC_00286 genome encodes these proteins:
- a CDS encoding ABC transporter substrate-binding protein produces the protein MARQARHWKAAAAGIAALGLALTACGGATVEDSSSDSGSSGDSGKCSTFNLAVNPWVGYEANAAVLAYVAEKDLGCKVTQKDLKEEIAWQGFGTGEVDAVVENWGHDDLKKKYITDQKTAIDAGPTGNEGLIGWYVPPWLAKEHPDILDWNNLNKYASEFKTSESGGKGQLLDGDPSFVTNDEALVKNLKLDFKVVYAGSETALIQAFRKAEKDKEWMIGYFYEPQWFMSEVPLKKVKLPDYKEGCDADTEKVACDYPVYKLDKIVSKKFSESGSPAYDLVKNFTWTNEDQNTVAKYIAVDKMAPEAAAKKWVDANRDKVEAWLK, from the coding sequence ATGGCAAGGCAAGCAAGACACTGGAAAGCCGCCGCGGCCGGCATAGCGGCCCTCGGCCTCGCCCTCACCGCCTGCGGCGGTGCAACCGTGGAAGACAGCTCCTCGGATTCCGGCAGTTCGGGCGACTCCGGCAAGTGCAGCACCTTCAATCTCGCGGTCAACCCCTGGGTGGGTTACGAGGCGAACGCGGCGGTCCTCGCCTACGTCGCGGAGAAGGACCTCGGCTGCAAGGTGACGCAGAAGGACCTGAAGGAAGAGATCGCCTGGCAGGGCTTCGGCACGGGCGAGGTCGACGCCGTCGTCGAGAACTGGGGTCACGACGACCTGAAGAAGAAGTACATCACCGACCAGAAGACTGCCATCGACGCCGGCCCGACCGGCAACGAAGGCCTCATCGGCTGGTACGTACCGCCGTGGCTGGCCAAGGAACACCCCGACATCCTCGACTGGAACAACCTCAACAAGTACGCGTCCGAGTTCAAGACCTCCGAGTCCGGCGGCAAGGGCCAACTCCTCGACGGTGACCCGTCGTTCGTCACCAACGACGAGGCCCTGGTCAAGAACCTGAAGCTGGACTTCAAGGTCGTGTACGCGGGCAGTGAGACCGCGCTCATCCAGGCCTTCCGCAAGGCGGAGAAGGACAAGGAATGGATGATCGGCTACTTCTACGAGCCGCAGTGGTTCATGTCCGAGGTGCCGCTGAAGAAGGTCAAGCTGCCCGACTACAAGGAGGGTTGCGACGCCGACACGGAGAAGGTGGCGTGCGACTACCCCGTGTACAAGCTCGACAAGATCGTCAGCAAGAAGTTCTCCGAGTCGGGCAGCCCGGCGTATGACCTGGTGAAGAACTTCACCTGGACGAACGAGGACCAGAACACCGTGGCCAAGTACATCGCGGTGGACAAGATGGCG
- a CDS encoding ABC transporter permease, whose translation MTVAIDKPEKSDQVDKTPDTGPVVAVRRISRRMVIAAILVIWLVLFAVLRGTHTLTLAAADLTDLHRWFNDVNDSIGANRNSNPLFLYFFNEIRLVIDTLVTFVQELISQAPAGRPVPQIGWLGVVGIAGYVSWAVGNWRVALLAVAGFTFLGLQGLWQESMDTLALTLSAVCVALLFAIPLGVWAGLSDRVNRIITPFLDFMQTMPTFVYLAPLTLFFLIGPASATIATLIYAAPPAIRITAHAIRTVPATTVEAADSLGATRRQSLTKVLLPMSKRTVVMGINQTIMAALAMVTIAALIDAPGLGKTVVQALQSLDVGTAFNAGLAIVVLAIVLDRVTTAASAREDSARGSAGRFLKWRRPLLGAGAAVTAVLIYMSHTYLWAAEFPGEGDIGSSIARTADEVTTWAQDNLSGVTNAFRDALTNGLLNPFQTLLTDSPWWLVGAALIGLGTVLGGWRAGLTAAVCVGLLLGTGVWSDSMTTLASTVVATVLVMLLGVVLGVWMGRSMRVDRLLRPTLDAAQVMPPFVYLVPFLALFGATRFTAIVAAVVYATPVAIKIVADGVRNVPATTVEAATSAGCNTWQIITKVQLPMARSALTLATNQGLIYVLSMVVVGGLVGAGALGYDVVAGFSQGQLYGKGLAAGLAIVLLGVMFDRITQAAARRTSGA comes from the coding sequence ATGACCGTCGCCATAGACAAGCCGGAAAAATCGGATCAGGTAGACAAAACGCCGGACACCGGGCCCGTCGTCGCCGTGCGCAGGATCAGCCGGCGCATGGTCATCGCCGCGATCCTGGTCATCTGGCTGGTGCTGTTCGCCGTGTTGCGCGGCACGCACACCCTGACCCTGGCGGCGGCGGACCTCACGGATCTGCACCGCTGGTTCAACGACGTCAACGACTCGATCGGCGCCAACCGCAACTCCAACCCGCTGTTCCTCTACTTCTTCAACGAGATCCGCCTGGTCATCGACACCCTGGTGACCTTCGTCCAGGAACTGATCTCCCAGGCGCCCGCGGGCCGCCCAGTGCCGCAGATCGGCTGGCTGGGCGTGGTCGGCATCGCCGGCTATGTCTCCTGGGCCGTGGGCAACTGGCGGGTCGCCCTGCTGGCCGTGGCCGGCTTCACCTTCCTCGGGCTGCAGGGCCTGTGGCAGGAGAGCATGGACACCCTGGCGCTGACCCTCTCCGCGGTGTGCGTGGCGCTGCTGTTCGCCATCCCGCTGGGCGTGTGGGCGGGGCTGTCCGACCGGGTCAACCGGATCATCACGCCCTTCCTCGACTTCATGCAGACGATGCCGACCTTCGTCTACCTGGCCCCGCTGACCCTGTTCTTCCTCATCGGCCCGGCCTCGGCCACCATCGCCACCCTGATTTACGCGGCCCCGCCGGCCATCCGTATCACCGCGCACGCCATCCGCACGGTGCCGGCCACGACCGTCGAGGCGGCCGACTCGCTCGGCGCGACCCGGCGGCAGTCCCTGACGAAGGTGCTGCTGCCGATGTCGAAGCGGACCGTGGTGATGGGCATCAACCAGACCATCATGGCCGCCCTGGCCATGGTGACCATCGCGGCCCTGATCGACGCGCCAGGCCTGGGCAAGACCGTCGTACAGGCCCTGCAGTCGCTCGACGTCGGTACGGCCTTCAACGCGGGACTCGCCATCGTCGTCCTGGCCATCGTGCTGGACCGGGTCACCACCGCGGCCAGCGCACGCGAGGACTCGGCCCGGGGCTCGGCCGGTCGCTTCCTCAAGTGGCGGCGGCCCCTGCTGGGGGCGGGAGCGGCGGTCACCGCCGTCCTGATCTACATGTCGCACACCTATCTCTGGGCGGCGGAGTTCCCCGGCGAGGGCGACATCGGCAGTTCCATCGCGCGCACGGCGGACGAGGTGACCACCTGGGCGCAGGACAACCTGTCGGGTGTCACGAACGCCTTCCGGGACGCCCTCACCAACGGCCTGCTCAACCCGTTCCAGACGCTGCTCACCGACTCCCCGTGGTGGCTGGTCGGCGCGGCGCTGATCGGACTCGGCACGGTGCTCGGCGGCTGGCGCGCCGGGCTCACCGCGGCCGTGTGCGTGGGCCTGCTGCTCGGCACGGGCGTGTGGTCGGACAGCATGACCACGCTGGCGTCGACCGTCGTCGCCACCGTGCTGGTGATGTTGCTCGGCGTTGTCCTGGGCGTGTGGATGGGACGCAGCATGCGGGTGGACCGGCTGCTGCGGCCCACACTGGACGCGGCGCAGGTCATGCCGCCGTTCGTCTATCTGGTGCCGTTCCTCGCACTGTTCGGCGCGACCCGCTTCACCGCGATCGTCGCCGCCGTCGTCTACGCGACCCCCGTCGCGATCAAGATCGTCGCGGACGGGGTACGGAACGTGCCCGCGACCACCGTGGAGGCGGCCACCTCCGCCGGGTGCAACACCTGGCAGATCATCACCAAGGTTCAACTGCCGATGGCACGCAGCGCCCTGACCCTCGCCACCAACCAGGGCCTGATCTACGTGCTGTCGATGGTTGTGGTGGGCGGCCTGGTAGGCGCGGGCGCCCTCGGCTACGACGTCGTGGCCGGCTTCTCGCAGGGCCAGTTGTACGGGAAGGGACTCGCCGCGGGACTGGCCATCGTCCTTCTCGGAGTTATGTTCGACCGGATCACTCAGGCAGCCGCGCGGCGTACCAGCGGCGCGTAA
- a CDS encoding quaternary amine ABC transporter ATP-binding protein produces MTPTKTEVPQRSGTPQESDGTPVISVRNLWKVFGPKAEQVPDSEELCALSRRELMDRTGNTTAVRDVNFEVSPGEVFVVMGLSGSGKSTLVRCLTRLIEPTAGEIVFEGENIRDADAARLRELRRRKFSMVFQHFGLLPHRRVIDNVAFGLEIRGMSKAERSKRAMEVVELVGLAGYEGSYPDQLSGGMQQRVGLARALAGDPDVLFFDEPFSALDPLIRRDMQNEVIRLHHEVGKTMVFITHDLSEALKLGDRILIMRDGQMVQCGTGDELVGAPADDYVREFVKDVPRGDVLTLRWIMRPLEDGDELDGPEMGPDVVVKEATRAVLAADKPVKVVEDGKLLGIVGDEEILAVVAGQEGDM; encoded by the coding sequence GTGACCCCAACAAAGACCGAGGTGCCGCAGCGGAGCGGCACGCCCCAGGAATCGGACGGCACGCCGGTCATATCCGTGCGCAATCTTTGGAAGGTGTTCGGACCGAAGGCCGAGCAGGTACCGGACTCGGAGGAGCTGTGCGCGCTCAGCCGGCGCGAGCTCATGGACCGCACCGGGAACACCACCGCCGTACGGGACGTGAACTTCGAGGTGTCACCAGGCGAGGTCTTCGTCGTCATGGGCCTGTCCGGCTCCGGCAAGTCCACGCTCGTACGATGTCTGACCCGGCTGATCGAACCCACCGCCGGTGAGATCGTCTTCGAGGGCGAGAACATCCGCGACGCGGACGCCGCGCGGCTGCGCGAACTGCGCCGCCGCAAGTTCTCCATGGTCTTCCAGCACTTCGGTCTGCTGCCCCACCGCCGCGTCATCGACAACGTGGCGTTCGGACTGGAGATCCGCGGCATGAGCAAGGCCGAGCGCTCCAAGCGGGCGATGGAGGTCGTCGAGTTGGTCGGCCTCGCCGGCTACGAGGGCTCGTACCCCGACCAGCTCTCCGGCGGTATGCAGCAGCGCGTCGGCCTCGCTCGGGCCCTGGCCGGCGATCCGGACGTGCTCTTCTTCGACGAGCCGTTCTCCGCGCTCGACCCGCTGATCCGCCGCGACATGCAGAACGAGGTCATCCGGCTGCATCACGAGGTCGGCAAGACCATGGTCTTCATCACCCACGACCTGTCCGAGGCGCTCAAGCTCGGCGACCGCATCCTGATCATGCGCGACGGCCAGATGGTCCAGTGCGGCACCGGCGACGAACTGGTCGGCGCCCCGGCCGATGACTACGTACGCGAATTCGTCAAGGACGTGCCGCGCGGCGATGTGCTGACCCTGCGGTGGATCATGCGGCCGCTGGAGGACGGCGACGAACTGGACGGCCCCGAGATGGGCCCGGACGTCGTCGTGAAGGAGGCCACCCGGGCGGTGCTGGCGGCCGACAAGCCGGTCAAGGTCGTCGAGGACGGCAAGCTGCTCGGCATCGTCGGCGACGAGGAGATCCTCGCGGTGGTCGCCGGGCAGGAAGGCGACATGTGA
- the betA gene encoding choline dehydrogenase — protein sequence MAPLHYDFVIVGGGSAGSALANRLSADPANRVLVLEAGRSDYPWDVFIHMPAALTYPIGSRFYDWKYESEPEPHMGGRRVYHARGKVLGGSSSINGMIFQRGNPMDYERWAADAGMESWDYAHCLPYFRRMENCLAADVDDEFRGHDGPLVLERGPATNPLFGAFLKATEEAGYAPTGDVNGYRQEGFAKFDRNVHRGRRLSASKAYLKPAMKRPNLTVRTRALVTRVLFEGKRAVGVEYRRGRGAVQQVRAKEVILCGGAINSPQLLQLSGIGNAEELSALGIDVVHDLPGVGENMQDHLEVYIQYSCKQPVSMQPYMAKWRAPFIGLQWLFRTGPAATNHFEAGGFARSNEEVDYPNLMFHFLPVAVRYDGSSPSGGHGYQVHVGPMYSDAIGSVKIKSRDPREHPALRFNYLSTEQDRREWVEAVRVARRLLNQPALAPYNGGEISPGPAVDSDEEILAWVAKEGETALHPSCTCKMGTDEMAVVDPASMRVHGVEGLRVVDASVMPYVTNGNIYAPVMMIAEKAADLILGKKPLAPSKAAYYRHRDAQK from the coding sequence ATGGCTCCCCTCCACTACGACTTCGTGATCGTCGGCGGCGGCTCGGCCGGCAGCGCACTGGCGAACAGACTCTCCGCGGACCCGGCCAACCGCGTACTGGTACTGGAGGCCGGCCGCTCCGACTACCCGTGGGACGTCTTCATCCACATGCCCGCGGCGCTGACCTACCCGATCGGCAGCCGCTTCTACGACTGGAAGTACGAGTCCGAGCCCGAACCCCACATGGGCGGCAGACGCGTTTACCACGCGCGCGGCAAGGTGCTGGGCGGCTCCAGCAGCATCAACGGCATGATCTTCCAGCGCGGCAACCCCATGGACTACGAACGCTGGGCCGCCGACGCCGGGATGGAGAGCTGGGACTACGCGCACTGTCTGCCGTACTTCCGGCGGATGGAGAACTGCCTGGCCGCCGATGTGGACGATGAGTTCCGCGGTCACGACGGTCCGCTCGTGCTGGAGCGCGGGCCGGCGACCAATCCGTTGTTCGGCGCCTTTCTGAAGGCGACCGAGGAGGCGGGGTACGCGCCCACCGGCGACGTGAACGGCTACCGGCAGGAAGGCTTCGCCAAGTTCGACCGGAACGTTCATCGCGGGCGGCGGCTGTCGGCCTCGAAGGCGTATCTCAAGCCCGCGATGAAGCGGCCCAACCTCACTGTGAGGACTCGTGCGTTGGTCACCCGGGTGCTGTTCGAGGGCAAGCGGGCGGTGGGTGTCGAGTACCGGCGCGGGCGGGGCGCGGTGCAGCAGGTGCGTGCCAAGGAGGTCATCCTGTGCGGCGGGGCGATCAACTCCCCGCAGTTGCTGCAGCTTTCCGGTATCGGCAACGCCGAGGAGCTGTCCGCCCTGGGCATCGATGTGGTGCACGATCTGCCGGGGGTCGGCGAGAACATGCAGGACCACCTGGAGGTTTACATCCAGTACTCCTGCAAGCAGCCGGTGTCGATGCAGCCGTACATGGCGAAGTGGCGCGCCCCCTTCATCGGGCTGCAGTGGCTCTTCCGCACCGGCCCGGCCGCGACGAACCACTTCGAGGCCGGTGGCTTCGCCCGCAGTAACGAGGAGGTGGACTATCCCAACCTGATGTTCCACTTCCTGCCGGTCGCGGTCCGCTATGACGGCTCCTCGCCGTCGGGTGGTCACGGCTATCAGGTGCACGTGGGGCCCATGTACTCGGACGCAATCGGCTCGGTGAAGATCAAGAGCAGGGATCCGCGCGAGCACCCGGCGCTGCGCTTCAACTATCTGTCCACCGAGCAGGACCGCCGCGAGTGGGTCGAGGCGGTCCGCGTCGCGCGCAGGCTCCTGAACCAGCCGGCGCTCGCTCCTTATAACGGCGGGGAGATCTCGCCCGGCCCTGCGGTGGACTCGGACGAGGAGATCCTCGCCTGGGTGGCGAAGGAGGGTGAGACCGCCCTGCATCCGTCGTGCACCTGCAAGATGGGCACCGACGAGATGGCGGTCGTCGACCCGGCCAGCATGCGGGTGCACGGCGTGGAGGGCCTGCGCGTGGTGGACGCCTCGGTTATGCCGTATGTCACGAATGGCAACATCTACGCGCCGGTGATGATGATCGCCGAGAAGGCCGCCGATCTGATCCTCGGCAAGAAGCCCCTGGCCCCGTCGAAGGCCGCGTACTACCGCCACCGCGACGCACAGAAGTAG
- a CDS encoding IclR family transcriptional regulator, with translation MQSVDRAISVLEILARRGETGVSEVAAEIDVHKSTAFRLLGALEARGLVEQAGERGKYRLGFGIVRLAGAVTGRIDITQQGRPVCEDLAEELGETVNIAVRQEHYAVNLYQVRGPGAVTAQNWVGQLTPLHATSSGKILLAYLPTKDRAAILATSGLKKVTEHTITAKTKLEKNLAEIRETGYAWALEELELGLHAMAAPIRNRDGEVVAALSASGPAYRLSKERLHELAPVLIKGAEEISHRMGYLG, from the coding sequence GTGCAGTCGGTCGACCGTGCCATCAGCGTCCTAGAGATCCTGGCTCGCCGTGGCGAGACAGGTGTCAGCGAGGTGGCGGCCGAGATCGATGTTCACAAGTCCACCGCGTTCCGCCTGCTCGGCGCCCTGGAGGCGCGCGGCTTGGTGGAACAGGCGGGCGAGCGCGGCAAGTACCGTCTCGGCTTCGGCATCGTACGGCTGGCCGGAGCGGTCACGGGACGCATCGACATCACCCAACAGGGCCGCCCGGTCTGCGAGGACCTCGCCGAGGAGCTCGGAGAGACCGTCAACATCGCGGTGCGGCAGGAGCATTACGCGGTGAACCTCTACCAGGTGCGCGGCCCGGGTGCCGTCACCGCACAGAACTGGGTCGGCCAACTGACCCCGCTGCACGCCACATCGAGCGGCAAGATCCTGCTGGCGTACCTGCCCACCAAGGACCGCGCGGCGATACTGGCCACCTCCGGCCTGAAGAAGGTCACCGAGCACACCATCACCGCGAAGACGAAGCTCGAGAAGAACCTCGCCGAAATCCGGGAGACCGGCTACGCCTGGGCCCTGGAGGAGTTGGAGCTCGGCCTGCACGCCATGGCCGCCCCGATCCGCAACCGGGACGGAGAGGTCGTCGCGGCGCTGAGCGCGTCCGGGCCGGCGTACCGGCTGAGCAAGGAGCGCCTGCACGAGCTCGCTCCCGTGCTGATCAAGGGGGCGGAGGAGATCAGTCACCGCATGGGGTACCTGGGCTGA
- a CDS encoding aromatic ring-hydroxylating oxygenase subunit alpha, which translates to MTSTSLPNSLIATLPGSSYTDPEVFAQEQERIFETMWFCVARSSDLAKPGAFRTVDVGRESILVTRARDSSVRAYFNVCRHRGARLCTEESGEVKRAFQCPYHAWTYGLDGKLVAAPNLTKMPDVGRAEYGLVSVAVREWLGYVWVCLAENPPSFEEDVIGDVVSRLGDAEAIERYDIAALSVGKRIVYDVKANWKLIIENFMECYHCATIHPELTEVLPEFADGFAAQYYVGHGAEFGTEVQGFTVDGSEGLDRIPGVAEDQDRRYYAITVRPQVFINLVPDHVIFHRMFPVAVDRTIVECDWLYLPHVVESGKDVSRSVELFDRVNRQDFDACERTQPGMNSRLYAKGGVLVPSEHHIGLFHDWVHERLGSAQSQ; encoded by the coding sequence GTGACCTCGACCAGCCTGCCCAACAGCCTGATCGCCACCCTCCCCGGCTCCTCCTACACCGACCCCGAGGTCTTCGCCCAGGAGCAGGAGCGCATCTTCGAGACCATGTGGTTCTGCGTCGCGCGCTCCTCCGACCTGGCGAAGCCCGGCGCCTTCCGGACCGTCGACGTGGGGCGCGAGAGCATCCTGGTCACCCGCGCCAGAGACAGTTCCGTACGGGCCTACTTCAACGTCTGCCGGCACCGCGGAGCGCGGCTCTGCACGGAGGAGAGCGGCGAGGTCAAGCGGGCCTTCCAGTGCCCGTACCACGCCTGGACCTACGGCCTGGACGGCAAGCTCGTCGCGGCGCCCAACCTCACCAAGATGCCCGACGTCGGCCGCGCCGAGTACGGCCTGGTGAGCGTCGCAGTCCGCGAATGGCTCGGCTACGTGTGGGTCTGTCTGGCGGAGAACCCGCCCTCCTTCGAGGAGGACGTCATCGGCGATGTCGTCAGCCGCCTCGGCGACGCCGAGGCGATCGAGCGCTACGACATCGCGGCCCTCTCGGTCGGCAAGCGGATCGTGTACGACGTGAAGGCCAACTGGAAGCTCATCATCGAGAACTTCATGGAGTGCTACCACTGCGCCACGATCCACCCCGAACTGACCGAGGTGCTCCCCGAGTTCGCCGACGGCTTCGCCGCCCAGTACTACGTCGGTCACGGCGCCGAGTTCGGTACGGAGGTCCAGGGCTTCACCGTCGACGGCAGCGAGGGCCTGGACCGCATCCCGGGCGTCGCCGAGGACCAGGACCGCCGCTACTACGCGATCACCGTCAGGCCGCAGGTCTTCATCAACCTCGTACCCGACCACGTGATCTTCCACCGCATGTTCCCGGTGGCCGTCGACCGCACGATCGTCGAGTGCGACTGGCTCTACCTCCCCCATGTCGTCGAGAGCGGCAAGGACGTCAGCCGGTCCGTGGAGCTCTTCGACCGCGTCAACCGGCAGGACTTCGACGCCTGCGAGCGCACCCAGCCCGGGATGAACTCCCGGCTGTACGCCAAGGGGGGCGTGCTGGTGCCCAGCGAGCACCACATCGGTCTCTTCCACGACTGGGTGCACGAGCGCCTGGGATCAGCGCAGTCGCAGTAG
- a CDS encoding NAD(P)/FAD-dependent oxidoreductase, giving the protein MRTVAVVGASLAGLSAARSLRKQGYDGRLVVIGDEPHRPYDRPPLSKEFLAGTVGEAELVLEMDDEDLGAEWLLGVRATGLDRTDRAVQLADGREVRADGIVIATGAAARTLPGSEGLAGVHVLRTLDDARALREELAGGGRLVVIGGGFVGAEVASTAYALGLDVTVVEAAPTPLAGPLGETMGAIVSGLHADHGVRLLCGVGVKGLSGERRVDAVLLEDGRSVPADIVVVGVGARPCVEWLEGSGVELDNGVKCGADGRTSLAGVVAVGDCANWYDPRAGAHRRVEHWTGARERPDAAIATLLSWGATEPGVPRPPYFWSDQYGVKIQFAGHAAGADSVTIEEGTADERNVLAVYRRAGEPVAALGMNQPRLFTRWRKQLARTTS; this is encoded by the coding sequence GTGAGGACGGTGGCCGTGGTGGGCGCCTCGCTGGCCGGCCTTTCGGCGGCGCGCTCACTGCGGAAGCAGGGCTACGACGGGCGGCTGGTCGTCATCGGAGACGAACCCCACCGCCCGTACGACAGGCCGCCGCTGTCCAAGGAGTTCCTGGCCGGCACGGTCGGCGAAGCGGAACTCGTGCTGGAGATGGACGACGAGGACCTGGGGGCCGAGTGGCTGCTCGGCGTCCGCGCCACCGGACTCGACCGTACGGACCGTGCCGTCCAGCTCGCCGACGGGCGTGAGGTCCGCGCCGACGGCATCGTCATCGCGACCGGCGCCGCCGCGCGCACCCTGCCCGGCTCCGAGGGCCTGGCCGGAGTGCACGTCCTGCGCACCCTGGACGACGCCCGCGCGCTACGCGAGGAACTGGCAGGTGGCGGACGGCTGGTGGTGATCGGCGGCGGATTCGTCGGCGCCGAGGTCGCCTCCACCGCGTACGCCCTCGGGCTCGACGTGACGGTGGTCGAGGCGGCCCCGACGCCGCTCGCCGGACCGCTCGGCGAGACCATGGGTGCCATCGTCTCCGGGCTCCATGCGGATCACGGCGTACGGCTGTTGTGCGGTGTGGGCGTCAAGGGGCTGAGCGGTGAGCGCCGGGTGGACGCGGTCCTGCTCGAGGACGGGCGCAGCGTTCCCGCCGACATCGTCGTGGTCGGTGTGGGCGCACGGCCGTGCGTCGAGTGGCTGGAAGGCTCCGGCGTCGAGCTCGACAACGGCGTCAAGTGCGGTGCGGACGGCCGCACCAGCCTGGCCGGTGTGGTCGCGGTCGGCGACTGCGCCAACTGGTACGACCCCCGTGCAGGGGCGCATCGCCGCGTCGAGCACTGGACCGGTGCGCGCGAACGCCCCGACGCGGCCATCGCGACGCTCCTGTCCTGGGGCGCGACGGAACCGGGCGTGCCCCGGCCGCCGTACTTCTGGTCCGATCAGTACGGCGTGAAGATCCAGTTCGCCGGTCATGCGGCCGGCGCCGACAGCGTGACGATCGAGGAAGGCACGGCGGACGAGCGCAACGTCCTGGCCGTCTACCGGCGTGCCGGTGAGCCGGTCGCCGCGCTCGGGATGAACCAGCCGCGGCTGTTCACCCGCTGGCGCAAGCAACTCGCTCGCACAACATCTTGA
- a CDS encoding bifunctional 3-phenylpropionate/cinnamic acid dioxygenase ferredoxin subunit — MMIPACPLADLPRGEAFRLEIDPPVTVFHTEDGELFAIDDTCTHQDASLADGWVEDCWVECPLHASKFNLKTGEVDAPPAKLPVRTHEVVVDNGMVYVKVSTAAPNLPHCVARKLAGSVT; from the coding sequence ATGATGATTCCCGCGTGCCCTCTGGCGGATCTCCCGCGAGGAGAGGCTTTCCGGCTCGAGATCGACCCGCCCGTCACGGTGTTCCACACCGAGGACGGCGAGCTTTTCGCCATCGACGACACGTGCACCCACCAGGACGCCTCGCTTGCCGACGGCTGGGTGGAGGACTGCTGGGTGGAATGCCCCCTGCACGCCTCGAAGTTCAACCTGAAGACCGGTGAGGTCGACGCCCCGCCGGCCAAGCTCCCCGTCCGTACCCACGAGGTCGTCGTGGACAACGGCATGGTCTATGTGAAGGTGTCCACGGCCGCCCCCAACCTGCCGCACTGCGTCGCGCGCAAGCTCGCCGGATCCGTCACGTGA
- a CDS encoding MBL fold metallo-hydrolase, with translation MTAGARIEHLVTSGQFSLDGGTWDVDNNVWIIGDDTEAIVIDAAHDAEAIAEALGGRTLRAIVCTHAHNDHIDAAPELADRTGAPILLHDDDLQLWKQTHPDRTPDGGLSHGQLLSVAGVELTVLHTPGHAPGAVCMYAPALKALFSGDTLFAGGPGATGRSYSDFPTIVDSIRYRLLPLPDATVVHTGHGETTTIAAEAPHLQEWIDRGF, from the coding sequence GTGACCGCCGGCGCCCGCATCGAGCATCTCGTCACCTCGGGCCAGTTCTCGCTCGACGGCGGCACCTGGGATGTCGACAACAACGTATGGATCATCGGCGACGACACCGAGGCCATCGTCATAGACGCCGCGCACGACGCCGAGGCGATCGCCGAGGCCCTCGGTGGGCGCACCCTTCGCGCCATCGTGTGCACCCACGCCCACAACGACCACATCGACGCCGCACCCGAACTCGCGGATCGCACCGGCGCTCCGATCCTGCTCCACGACGACGACCTTCAGCTGTGGAAGCAGACCCACCCGGACCGGACACCCGACGGCGGGCTGTCCCACGGCCAGCTCCTCTCCGTGGCCGGTGTCGAACTGACCGTGCTGCACACCCCGGGCCATGCCCCGGGTGCGGTCTGTATGTACGCGCCTGCTCTGAAGGCCCTCTTCAGCGGTGACACCCTCTTCGCGGGCGGGCCGGGGGCGACGGGGAGGTCGTACAGCGACTTCCCGACCATCGTCGATTCCATCCGGTACCGGCTGCTGCCGCTGCCGGACGCCACCGTCGTCCACACCGGCCACGGGGAGACGACCACCATCGCCGCCGAGGCCCCGCACCTTCAGGAGTGGATCGACCGAGGGTTCTGA